The genomic window TTCATGGCAGTCCTATACATGATTTTGGGAAATAAGAGGTAGTTTAATACAGTATATTGGATACTTTTAGTAATTTCACTATAATCAAGACACCCTCTAGTTTAAGAACCAAAGATTACTCAACTTGAAATACAAATTTAAGTGAAAAACctgtgcaaatgtttttttaaataagcaaAACGCATATTTGGAGTACTTCAAATTTCAAATATTACCTTTTTGTACAGTACATCTTACTATATATATCTAGTTTTTTGATGTCAACATCCCACTGTGGATTATACTGTACATTGCCTGACAAGAGTTACAGTTCTTATTTTGCACATTATGCTATTGAGTTTCCGCGCAAATGTTTTGACCTTGAAAGAAAATATATAGGACAGTTAAGAAACTGTTTTGGTTTTGCTCACTACGGGATAAAAAGCTTCtctaaaaaacattttgaattgcTAATAGATAGTGCCCCCTGCTGACCACCTCAGGAATTTTCCTTAGTctctactattttcatttgatttaTCCTGATGACTGcagatcacttttttttttttttaaatactttaatATTTCTTCCAGAGAACCACACTTTTCACGATCAAATCAATCCAGATATAACATTCAAGTACATCCATTTAATTTGAGGGCTGATATTTAATTGAAAGAAACGAGAGCCACAGTAAATGTAAACTCCAGAAACAGTATTCTTTTGTTTGAACATGTGTGAACGCGTACATGAAACCCAGAATGCTGGATGTCACCACGTCCGCTTAGTCCAGTCCTCAGTGCGTGCGTACCAGTCCGGTCTACACTTGGCTCAGAAAATGAGCCTGACCATTGTCTTCAAGGCGGCGGGTAAGGATCTCGCAGCCTGTTTCCGTGACCAGAAGTGTGTGTTCAAACTGGGCAGAGCGCTTCCCGTCCCTAGTGACTGCTGTCCAACCGTCGGGCCAGGTCTCATCTTGCCAGCCACCTGAGATGTTGATTGTACACCCTTATTAACCACGGGTATATAAGGCGTTGGCATAATACACGAGCAAACCAACGGGAAACGCGGAGAAAAAAACGTAACCATAAATCATGGCTTTTCAGACAACAGGCATCCAATTTAAGCAGACTGCAGCATAGACTAAAATTCAGACAGCCCGATCGAGTTTGCCTGCATAGAACTGCAGGACTCACTTTTTAAACGCGGTTGTAaggcagaagaaaaaaaatctcctcTCATTCCTTTTCACCCAATCATACTCATCATACAACACACCATGGTCAGCTTAGCACTAAATACTCTTGTTATGATTCTAAATATGGATCTATGGAGTGGATCTATTCTAGTCGGACGGATAGCGGGCACAAACCATTTGGAATCGGGgcgcagagagagaaaaaaaaaaaatcttaatagcTGCGTTTCCATGCAGGTCCGTCCAAATATAATATCTTCATACGAATTCTGCCCATGGCGCAAGAAAGGGGTCCAAGATCGAGGACAACTAGATACACAATTCTAAAATAATTAATTTCTTATCATTATGTTTTACTTGATTATTTAATGGACTTGACTTTATTAGTAACTAGGTTTGGACTAAATCTGGTGTTAAATTGGACTATAATTCAATTGTGCATCCATTTTATCAATGCTCACATTTATTTGGTATGATCACAAGATATAACTGCATGTCAAATTCATCAATTGAGACTTACCTTCACATATCATGGGTTCAATGGTAAACACATGACCTGGCTTCATAACACCAACGGCTTTGTTTTCTGGACAAGTGAaggcagaaaaaaaatcatattaggatgattgaaaaattgaaataagaATTATTAATGTTAGTGCAACTTACTGGCATAATGCGGCACATTTGGAGCGGTGTGGAAAAGCCTGTGGATGCCATGGCCGCAGTAGCTCCGCACCACAGAGAAGCCATTAGCCTGAGCATGCTTCTGGATTATGTTACCAAGCTCTCTGTACCGGATGCCAGGCTTCACTGTATGGGCAATGTAAGCAACATCAGACAATTCATCCTATTATCTAACAATTACGTTCATGTGTAAATATTTACTCTGCATTTGCACAGATGGAGCAAAAAAGACAATTACAGGTCATTCTAAATCCAACATATAAATGTAGGGCATAAAACGGCCAAAAGAGTAAGTAAAAGACCAGTCCTTACCAGAGTCAATAGCTTGCATAAGGCATTCATATGTAGTCTGAACTAGTTTCTTTCCTCCTTCATCCACATCTCCAACATAAAAGGTCTCATTGAGGTCACCATGGAAACCATTGTGGTAGACAGTAATGTCCACTGCGCAAAAGAGAAGACAGACTTTTATTTCAATCACCCTTATTTTGTCATGTATCAAAGAAGCAGTGGGTATAATACAGCCGATTTCAGGCCTGTTGACAGAACTGTGGGAAATAAGAGCAAATTGGAAGGCAGGTAATATGAATGGAGGAACACCACTGTGATAAGTTAACGACATCATTTGTCTTGTGGGATCATGCTGATCACTTAATGGCAAGTCAGTCAGACGACACAAGAGGAGTTTCTAATTGAAAACTTTAAGTtgaatattcatttaaaaaatactgtaaacTGACTCTCGATTTAGACATGGGGCAATTTAATCCCGTGAGTGAAATTTAAATTTATAAAATGATATAAACAtatcatttttatattattccAAAACACTTTGAAGGAGACGGGACTGTAAATTGCGACTTGCATAAAAAGGTTAGTACAAACAGGTGCCATGAACACCCAAATGTTGATTGAGCATACCATTAAGAATATCACCATCTTGTAGCGGTCTTCTGTCTGGGATTCCATGGCAGATAACTTCGTTGACGGATGTGCAGCAGGATTTGGGGAAATTATAATAGTTGAGAGGAGAAGGGTAGCAGTTCCTTGAATTACAAGCCTGGGCAGAAGAAGCAGGGATTCAATTAAGGATGAGGGGGCAAATCTAACTAACCTGTAAATCGCAGTGTTAAACTCATTTTTGTCACTGATGgttactaagcctgtcgcgataacaagttTTAGTAGGCAATATATtgtttcataaattattgcaatatgcgatattattgcccccttttttttaacctattcaACCACGAATATAGTGACAATATATAAATAACCTATTGAAACGCAATAggttgttattcttaaataaaacaaactgtattaaaatttataaatattaaaaaaaaaaaaaataaataaaaaaaacattgcttaatgagtcattttaaagctagttgggtgcagaatatgaaattgGTGAAAAATCcagtcatttttgttgtctgccaattagagcccattaAAAGTGTTAATATCATCCAAAATGACTCATCTTGTCCTCCAAAGTGTGCATgcaacaaatttgaagccaaatcatCATAATTTATTACATCATATTATCATTGCCAATTagaattttcataatgggtgtcattttaaatttattcttagtgtagaatctgaagtatattTATTTGCCTCCAGAAATCTGATCATGACatactttattttgaaatgttcacctgaAGTGCTTTTGCGAAGTCACTAACCGTAAactttacactcagtaaaaagaaacaaaaacaaaatgtacttcTCTTTCGTCATGCAAGGTGTATCAGTATCAGTAATAAGATTGTTTGTTCATTTGTATcagtaataacattttttttcttcttttgttcgcatcgcttgcaaattctttaattcatgtttgatgtgtcaccttttaaccacaaTTTTGCTTTGTGGAGAAGActgtcaatgttttatagcagactaaagtggttagtacattgtttttttttccattagcctcaatgtagcaacgctagcttttacaatgtttaatatagaagtgtttccttattttgtatagcTGAACTGTAATTCCACGGCGTGTCGatggccaataaacatctgtgaaagctactggagtctcatatgtgatcaacacgcacgtgtgccgagtgcacgcagcacacgcacgcacacatggatgtatgcacgcacgcacgcggcgataaatcacagccaggaaaatgaccgccctcatttcTATTTACCGTGTGATAATTTGACTtactgcatattgcgacaggcttagtggtTACCATGTAGAAACTAGAGGGAGAGGGTGGAAGCTCCctgtatcagaggttgcgctagactttttcgttgtctgtcattttgactgacagtgtcataaaaattcggtcataatctatttttacccgtcacttacatttttaaaatgataataatgacatattcaatagtatttagttttcaatcatttttaattaatattccgtccgaacaagcttagcaagaggcaaacagacagcggagtgcaccaatcagcgacgggcagacgtgccgtgagcaaagcgacgagggcaggacgtgggacttgcgcgcggaagtaaaaatacaaggagagcggagtttattcaacatggctagcgcgagacagactgttgtcaatgactcatgtcgatatgttttagctcatttaaaactgaatttaccgcggattggaacatattctcggctctcccgttcgccatccgtgttcttgtagagacgactttcggtgcgcaagagtgacattgctcgtgaagaacacgtcacgcaaataaacaaatctgatttgtcgatcgattttgtacctactcctgggctgggtcccagacttttctctcagtgtttgaaaaacacagggagaactgtctggccgtgccaggcaaacactcagttgccttgacatttttccgagtaaggccaacgacatcatgcatcaagagagacaatagctaattaatatgctcactcgctaccctgtggtctggggtgtgaattgcaacctgtcaaaatgacagatggacttccattttttccgtcaccgttttaaaaaaccggtcaacgatagaaaatattcggttaacgcgacccttgCCCTGTATGTACATTTCAAAAGTAGTATCTCCCACATTCTAAATATCATATATTCAACCAACTTTGGTTTAGTGTAAAACAAGGTTtagcaaaaatgaaaaaaaatcaattaagcaCTAAATATAGAGTAAACATGATTTATTTTAGTGGGCAACAATTTAAGTGGCGGACTGGATCTGGCCCCTGTGCCTTGAGTTTGAAGCATTATctgtaaatattattttaatcaCAGATTTAATTACTCACTACAATGAAACAAAACCTTATTAAAGCTAATGATACAAAACACTGGAAATGTAACATGGACTACAACCAGCAAGCATTAAAGGATGACACAATTGCACTTTAAATGGCCGATGTGTTTCTTGTTTTGGGTCTCCTCATCAATAATGTCAAACATTGCAAATCTCAACTGAAAATAAAACCTCACCTGTCCGAGATTATTAATGAGTTTTAAAGTGATTATTCCAAACAATTGTCAAAAGGTAACTTGTATGTGTGTTCACATGTACCAGATGTACTGCATGGTCAATTTCTTCTGTTGTAACGCCGGGTTTCACCATTAAAGCCGCGATATCCAGAACTTCTCGTGCCAGCTGTAATTGACAGTCCCAATGCATAATAAATGAAAGGGGGTCCGTGACATCAAGGGCTGTCAGTGCATGTAACATAAAAGAACATAATACCTTGCAGACCACTCTCATGGCTTCAATGTCCTCAGgagggaggatcttgatctgtgATGATCCCTTCAGAAACTGCTCAGATTCAGACATCCCTGTGGAAAAACAAGTATAAAATGTTTATTACATTATTCACTTTTTTCTTATCGTTGTCCAACTCAAACTTGCTGAAAGAATTAGTTTATATTTTAATGCGACTGGTCAAGAAGTGGCCTTAATcgataaaaataagaaaaacatacGATCAAATAATTGTTTCTATCTTGACCAGGCGTCACCATTGTCGTAGGAAACAACCGGTCCCATTGATTGAAAGAACGACTAAaaatttagggcccgagcactaagcgtgcgagggtcctattgttttgcaaaggattattattttattttttttcagggcaaatgaaaacgaccaatttggaggcctgaacatgcacgaaaagtcaccaaaatttgcacatacgtgtggaaaattgtaaatttggataattttgcaacgttgcaaaaaaatgtaacgcaATGGCTCACTGgcacccccttgaaattttaaaattggcctataacattagggtctgtcagcgtagagcaatgttatttggggagtctataccttgtccaaaaccgctccaaaaaagcattggaacccatattccaaacccaacaggaaatcggttattttggatcgaatatgaaatttttatcgatttacagggtgcacatttgagaccttttcgccgagggagttagttggatcatcttcaaaattggtgagactattcaggagacataggagatctaaaagttttcaaaatggtgcgttttcattcatgggtctgacctgagcgtggtgccaaagtcggacaCAACGtttaaatctttttcatatctggcatgtatgtgcaattGTATGTATCAATTaacggtgcacatttgagaccttatcACAGAAGGAGTTAGTTGCATCattttcaaaattggtgagactattcagaaGACATAGgaaatctaaaattttcaaaatggtgcgttttcattcatgggtctgacctgagcgtggtgccaaagtcggacacaacgttcaatctttttcatatctggcatgtatgtgcaattGTATGTATCAATTaacggtgcacatttgagaccttatcACAGAAGGAGTTGGTTGGATCattttcaaaattggtgagactattcaggagacataggagatctaaaattttcaaaatggtgcattttcattcatgggtctgacctgagcgtggtgccaaagtcggacacaacgttcaatctttttcatatctggcatgtatgtgcggtatcccacccttaacacgagtgcattgaaatattacccattagcccttgcgccccctagtgggaacaggaaatgccttttttttacaaaacaggctcctcctccaaggaaaaaaaatcaattcacctgaaacctgcatcaggggagccatgagacatgtgttcaggtgcctgatgaaaaatactgaggtttggttgaagcagaagggtgcaacaggagaagtgaacaTGACTGAAgctatttcgtctcaccacaagttttgaacagtcataacttggaagATCTACAACATAACTGcaccaaacatctcgtgcttgttgagtcatactctgaagggtcctgtaggggtcatttgcatcaaccctacagcgccaactagtggcaatagaaagtcactcgtttttccaatacatgtccagttcttttcaggttggtcattgtagtttcaagaccttttgaaatacttattttaaggcccatgtccacatgtctctgtctgttgccgtgatgaccctttgttcgccattaaaaggaattttttttttttttccagagactcaggcattttatagagccacaaaatttggcacacttggtcgaattggtccagttagaagattcatttctgTTTTGAattagggcttggctgcacagctcagtagtggctccttttttgtagtactctctccaatagggatttttatctcttaggtgtgtgaatgtaaagaggcgactttcgagcatgttagattttaatgagatgattagagaggaggatctgccaccacccagacctgcacactgtccgagttgcgtgatgtccgagttgcgctagattgcgagggcccgttcagtcctgcttgcaggcctagtttgaaTTAGTAATTGCTGCAGAAAGAGATGGCGTCAAATTAATCTAAGGGGACGTTTACATGGTGAAGAATACTACAAATTTCATTTGCATTTTTATGGTTCTGTCTTGGTTCCCTCTCCATTCGAACGACGTTGCAAATCCGTGTGAAAACGTTGTCGTAtttatgccaggccctagggggcagtgcagttttacaaggtgacagccaatgatgcatttTCTTGATGGCAACCTCCTTAGCCTGGAAAACAACATAGCCGCCCACTCAAAGCAATGGTGtcgacgtttttttttcttctttgctccaaaaggcacaaaaacacgAACATTAAATATGTTTAAATTAAAGTATATAAGagtattgaatttgaatttattgtcatttgtcatcatcatcatcaacatcatcatcatcatcatcagcatttaaatcaacgtaaaaaaaaaaagtaagtaaagtaaattaaagctgacatttatggaggaccaggagtgcaaaaattcaataaataaatacacaattaaataaataattaaaagtgtcattaaaatgcttttatttcaatatttcaatatttatttatttcaatttacatttatttatttcaatttacatttatttatttcaaaat from Corythoichthys intestinalis isolate RoL2023-P3 chromosome 15, ASM3026506v1, whole genome shotgun sequence includes these protein-coding regions:
- the metap1 gene encoding methionine aminopeptidase 1, with the translated sequence MASIEERRECETECCSKDAKLQCPTCIKLGIQGSYFCSQECFKGSWASHKLLHKKAKEDKHQNECKNCVEKDVNTDPWPGYRYTGKLRPYYPLTPLRPVPSEIQRPDYADHPRGMSESEQFLKGSSQIKILPPEDIEAMRVVCKLAREVLDIAALMVKPGVTTEEIDHAVHLACNSRNCYPSPLNYYNFPKSCCTSVNEVICHGIPDRRPLQDGDILNVDITVYHNGFHGDLNETFYVGDVDEGGKKLVQTTYECLMQAIDSVKPGIRYRELGNIIQKHAQANGFSVVRSYCGHGIHRLFHTAPNVPHYAKNKAVGVMKPGHVFTIEPMICEGGWQDETWPDGWTAVTRDGKRSAQFEHTLLVTETGCEILTRRLEDNGQAHFLSQV